Proteins encoded together in one Candidatus Rokuibacteriota bacterium window:
- a CDS encoding DUF72 domain-containing protein, giving the protein MVIRVGCCGWPVARPRYFATFALVEVQESFYNLPRLATVERWRAAAPAAFEFVLKAPQLITHEPTSPTYRRLRIPLTGAARKRYGAFRPTREVRAAWAETLALARALRSKIVVFQCPASFTPTAAHIRDLTRFFEKVERDGLAFAWEPRGQWPDAEVQTLCRRAHLIHCVDPLLRRPVWGEPAYFRLHGKGGYHYQYSEAELGELRALARAFSEVYVLFNNTAMFDDARRFLKLLE; this is encoded by the coding sequence GTGGTGATCCGGGTCGGGTGCTGCGGGTGGCCGGTCGCGCGCCCGCGCTACTTTGCGACGTTCGCGCTGGTCGAGGTCCAGGAGAGCTTCTACAACCTCCCGCGCCTGGCCACGGTCGAGAGGTGGCGGGCCGCGGCGCCAGCGGCCTTCGAGTTCGTCCTCAAAGCACCCCAGCTCATCACCCACGAGCCCACCTCGCCGACCTACCGGCGCCTGCGGATCCCGCTGACCGGGGCGGCGCGGAAGCGCTACGGTGCCTTCAGGCCGACCCGGGAGGTCAGGGCCGCGTGGGCGGAGACGCTGGCGCTGGCCCGCGCGCTCCGCTCGAAGATCGTCGTCTTCCAGTGCCCCGCCTCCTTCACGCCCACCGCCGCGCACATCCGGGACCTGACCCGGTTCTTCGAGAAGGTCGAGCGGGACGGTCTGGCCTTCGCCTGGGAGCCGCGCGGCCAATGGCCGGACGCCGAGGTCCAAACCCTCTGCCGGCGGGCCCACCTGATCCACTGCGTTGACCCGCTTCTCCGGCGCCCAGTTTGGGGGGAGCCCGCCTACTTCCGACTCCACGGCAAGGGCGGCTACCACTACCAGTATTCCGAGGCCGAGCTCGGGGAGCTGCGGGCCCTGGCGCGGGCGTTCAGCGAGGTCTATGTGCTCTTCAACAACACCGCCATGTTCGACGACGCCCGCCGGTTTCTGAAATTGCTCGAGTAG